In Miscanthus floridulus cultivar M001 chromosome 5, ASM1932011v1, whole genome shotgun sequence, one genomic interval encodes:
- the LOC136455520 gene encoding uncharacterized protein At4g15970-like yields MSCDGFSGEPESLRNSPNTGFYYVKSTNRTVQMLRYWRTARPRLPVRHDQKVFDDVKLGVRIAFLDTVFFATFCASRGGVYTVHASCCIGQENKGPRAGNVIAAWKNYTSLAPSVKESGKVRWPYPSRCRAARVAKPIPPPVKCGRR; encoded by the coding sequence ATGTCGTGCGACGGTTTCTCCGGCGAGCCCGAGTCCCTGAGGAACTCACCCAACACCGGCTTCTACTACGTGAAGTCGACGAACCGGACGGTGCAGATGCTGCGGTACTGGCGGACGGCGCGGCCGCGGTTGCCAGTGCGCCACGACCAGAAGGTGTTCGACGACGTCAAGCTGGGCGTCCGGATCGCGTTCCTCGACACGGTGTTCTTCGCCACCTTCTGCGCGTCCCGCGGCGGGGTCTACACGGTGCACGCCAGCTGCTGCATCGGGCAGGAGAACAAAGGTCCACGAGCTGGGAACGTGATCGCGGCCTGGAAGAACTACACGAGCCTGGCGCCGTCGGTGAAGGAGAGCGGCAAGGTCAGGTGGCCGTACCCCAGCCGGTGCAGGGCGGCGCGCGTCGCCAAACCGATACCGCCGCCGGTAAAGTGTGGCCGCCGGTGA